Part of the Paenibacillus aurantius genome, GATTCGGATTGCATGGTAAACGTGTTGGCATAGGAAGCCAGGTTATCCACTTCGCCGGCATTCGGGTAGACCCGGTCGCCGTCCATGGCATGTGCTGTCGTTCCGGGCACTTCTCCGTTTAGGACAAGCTTGGTAAACACCGTGCCGATATCCCGAAAGGACTGAACGTGCTCACGCCGTTTATAGGTGACGAAGTAGCTTTGGTTCTGCGCGATGCTCCCAAAAGGCGTGCTGGAGGTGCCCAAGGCGAAGTCCGGAAACAGGACCGTCTCGATCCGGCCCGAACGGGCGAGGAAATCGGTGTCGGCACTAGCTCCCAGCTCGCAAGTGGCCACCGCCTTGAACGGGTAGGACTTGGAGGTGAACATGGCATAAGCTTCGTCTGGAATATGATAGCGGCCGCCGGCAAACCAGCTGAACTGGGCAGCGTTGAACGGCACATCCCCCATATGATGGAGAACGAGATCCTGCGGCAGATCGAACAAGGCCATCGGCGAAGGATGGACCCGTTCACCCAGGCAGAACCACAGCAAGCTCGAGACACCACTGGCATGTGCGACGCAATCCACCGTATAGGCCCGGGAATAAGGCCCCGCCAACACGCCCATCTCCGGATGGAACCGCGCCGCAAGATCGAGCCATAAGCGTTGTTCGATGCCAAGGGCCAAGCTTCGGGCTTCCTCATCATGCGCATGCTCGGCGATTTCGCTTAAAGCGCGGATGGTCAACCCTGCATAAGTAGGCGAGTTGAACTCGCTGTTGATACCGTTTCTAACCAGCGACGCCTTGAACTGCCGTAAGTTCCACAATCCATACTCCACGGCTTCCTGGCATCCGAGCAGTTCCCCGCCCAAGATCAGCCCCATCGTGGCCTTGGCGGGCATGTTGTCGTTATAGCCGTGAAACTGATAGTCGGGCTGCCGGTTTCCCGGCTTAAAGGAAAAGCCTTCCCGCACCAAGCGTTCAAGCTTTTGGCGAACCTCCGCCGACATTTTATCGCGATGGCCGACCAGCAGGCTGGTGGCTAGATTGGTCTCGAAGATCCCGAAGGGGACTTCGCCGTATTCCGGTACTTCTCCCCTTAGGACAATGGCGTCGGCCCAGGAAGATTCCCCCGCAGCATAAAGCAATTCCGCCAGCCAAAATCGTTCTCTTGTATCCGCCGGCAAGCTGTCCGCGATCCACTCTCCTTCGCTGTCATACCAGCCGCGAGCGGCTTCTGCAGCCTTGGCGGCGAATCGGTTCACTCTATCCGCAAACCCGTCCGGGTTCTCCTTGCATTTGTCCGTAACCATTGGTTGTCCCTCCCTAGCGTTATCCCTTCACTGAACCCATGGTGGCCCCTTCCACAATCCACCTCTGGCAGATAATGAACACGATAAGAGAAGGAATCATCGTAATCACAACACCGGAGAACAGCGTCACCCAGTCATTCGTATACTGCATCCGCATGTTCGCCTGGTAGATATTCACGCCGATCGTATATTTGCTCGAGTCGCTCAGATAGATGAACGGCTGCAGGAAGGTGTTATACAGACCGAGGAATTTGAAGATGGCCACCGTAATAACGCCGGGCATCGCGAGCGGCATAATAATGCGCGAGAATATTTTAAAAAGAGAAGCGCCGTCGATCTTCGCGCTTTCTTCCAGTTCCATAGGCAGCGATTGCATGAACCCGCCAAGCAGCATGAGAAAGAAGACATTTTCCCCCAGGACGTCCAGGATGATGAGTCCGGTAAGGCTGTTGGTCAAATGCAGATCACGCATAAGGATATACTGGGGGATGAGGGCGTTGATGCCCGGCAAAAACAGGGACAGCATAATTAGGCTCCAAATGAGCTTCCGCCCTCTAAAATTCATACGGGTGAGGGCATACGCATTCAAAGAGGTAAGGAATGTGCCGATTACCAGACTCGCGCCCACATAATACAGCGTATTAAGCAAGGTGGTCCCAAGTTTAAATCTCTCCCAAGCCGAGAGATAATTGCCCCAGTTCAGCGTTTCCGGAAGCGTCCAAACGTTCTGGAAGAACTCCTGATTCGTTTTCAACGATTCGTATATGACCCAAACAACCGGGAACAAGATGGACAGCGACCAGGCGGCGAGAACAACCCACCAGATCAAATCGAAAGCCGTGCGATGTTCTTTCATGCTCTACCACCTTCTAATATTCGTATTCGCGGTTAGGCAGCAGCTTGTCTACCGCCAGTTTCGCGCCAACCAGAATGACGAACAGGAACATGCCGATGGCAGAAGCATATCCGTAACTTCGAACCTGTTCCCCGAAAGCCATATTGAACATATACAATCCGATCACATCGGTGGACCCTGCCGGACCTCCGCGGGTCAAGATCAGAACCATATCCAAAGTTTTTAAAGTTCCCAGAACGAGAAAGATAGCGCTCACGCGGATGATCGGAGTCATGAGGGGAAGCGTAATGCGGAACAGCCGCGTCATATTTCCGGCTCCCTCCAGAATGGCACTTTCGTACAAGGATTTCGGAATCGTGGTCATCGCGTTAACGAAGATAACGACATACAGGCCGACCCCCGCCCACACGGATGGAGGAACGAGTGCCGTGAGTGCCGTGCGGGCATCTCCCAGCCAGTAGTAGCCTTGCATATCGATTCCGATGAGCTTAAGCAGAGCATTCAGCAGACCGAAGCTGCCGTCGTAGATGAACGCCCATAGCAAGGAGACCACAACGGTTGACAATACATTAGGGAAGAAGAACAGTACTTTCAATAAGGACGTTCCTTTATACCCCTTGTTGGTCAGCAAATAGGCTAGAAGCACGGAGATGGCCAGGATGAAAAATGGCACAGTCGCCATGAAAAACAGATTATGGAGGAGTGCTCTCCAAACATATTTATCTTGGAACATGTTGACGTAGTTCTGTAACCCAATAAACTTAGGCTTGGTAATGCCGTTCCATTTCAGCAGAGAATAGTAGACGGACATTAAATTCGGATACAAGCCAAATAGCAGGTAACCGCCGAAGGTAGGCACGATAGCAATCAGAAGAAAGACCGTCTTCTGGAAGCTGGCTTTCTGCAGCTGCTGACTAAGCTTCGGACGAGCGGAGGTCAAGGTTGACGAATTCTTAGTCAATAGACGCGCTCCTTTCTTGATAGGGAATATGATCTTGGGTGATATAAAAGGGAGGCGCTAACCTCCCTTTTACAAAGGCCCACTATTTTTTCTGTGCCTCAATGGCTTTTTTCAGCAAGGCTTCGGCTTCCTGCAGCTTCGGCAGCGGCTCCTGCTTGCCGGTGGCGATTTGCGCGATCGACTCGGACATGAGCTTAAGCGATTGCTCGTAAGCCTCATCTGTCAACACCGTGTCGGAGTAACCCGAGTCAACCTTTACCTTGTTATTTTTCAGATAGTCCAGGAAAGCGCTAGGCACGCTTTGCAGCTTCGCCATACGAGCCTGATCTTCCGAGAAGTCCGCCCGCAGCGGAAGCATCCCGCCTTTTTCCGCAATCTGTGCCTGCACATCCAGACTCCACAGCCAAACAATGAATTCCTTGGCCCATTTCTTGTTGAGGTCCGGCTTCTTCGCCCAGATCAGGAATCCCGAACCGGGCGTGAATTGCACCCATTTGGTATTGCTTTCCGACTCTCCGAACGGCACGGTCATAAAGCCCCATTTGAAGCCTTGCGGCGTGGAAGCCTTCATCTCGTTCTCCACCCACGTGCCTGTCGATACCATAGCCGCTTTTCCTTGCAGAACTTGCATTTGGGATTGCGTATGGTTTAGCGCGGCCAAGCCGGATGGGAAATAGCCTTTCTTGCCCATCTCATAGATCCGGTTCCAGCGTTCCACATTTTCCGGAGCGAGATAATACGGCAGCTTGAAATTGCGGTAATTATCCTGTACCTGCTTCAAATTTCCCTTGGCTTCGGCCAGCTCGTATAATTTGGCGGTGCCGAACCCATTATTGATATAATCCGGGTACATTCCGGGGAAAGTAATCGGGATGGCGCCGGAGGCTTTAATCGTTTCGCAGAGCTGCAGGAACTCGCTCCACGTCTTGGGCGCCTGGTTCCAGCCTTTTTCCTCGAACAGCGTCTTATTGTACATCAGGCCGGAGCCGCTGCCCGCAATCGGGAAGGAATAGACTTTCCCAAGTGTATGCTGCGTGGATTCGAAAGTGCCGGAGAAAGCCAGTTCCTTTAAGGTTTTCCCTTTACCATCACTAGCTTTACGATCCCAGAGATCATCTTGGGGCTCCAGCATACCGCTCTCGGCGTAGCTTGTGATTCCCCCGGGTATGCTTCCGGAGAATAGATCGAACATGTCCTCATTATCGTTTGCTGCGATTTTGGTTTGCGTGATTTGACTGATGTTCGGAGAAGAGTTCACGTCAATCGAGACGTTCGGGTATTTCTCCTTAAAGGTTTTGACCGCATAATCGAACCATTCCCGGCCCATGCCGCCCTCGAAATTGCCGATCTTCAGCGTTACCTTCTGGTCTTTCGGCAAGCCGTTCTCATATACATCAGATTTTGCCCCAGGCGTCCCGGAGGCCTCGGTATCACTGGACGGCTTCGAACTGCTGCAAGCCGTAATAGACGAGGTAATAAGGGTAAGGACACATGCAAGTGTAGCCGCTTTCAAAGGAGCTTTCATTTGGGTACAACCTCCTCGATTAATATAAAATGACCAGCCGTTACGTTACTTCCCTTTACGTTACTTTACTTTACGCTACTTCCCCTTACATAGCCTTTCCTTCCTCAATAACTCCTGCTGCACCCCCTCGAAATGGTAAAAACTGATGTACAAATTAAATTATTAACCATCATATGTACTGCATCTGCCGTAAAACTGATTTACTTTACGTTGTCATTCTAAAGGCTTTTACTCCATCAGTCAACAAATAAATTACGCAATGGTAAATCACGGAAGGCGCAGCTGTATTTTGAACACAACAAAAAAAGGAGAAAGCAAGTTCCTTTCTCCTTTTCTATAACTGCTCCCGTATTTTCTCGCACAACTCGTCCTCGTCTATGAGATTAGACCAATACTTTTTCAATAGTTTACCGAGCAAATGGAACGACTGGGCGGATAGGTTTAACTTGCTGCGCGTTTGGTAAGAAGCCATGATTTCGCGATACAAAGCATACCGCGGCGGCCGGTTAATCGGATCCGGTTCTTCGATTGGCGATTCATTCAGGGATCGGACGGCGGGAATACTGACCGTCCCTTGGCGGACAATCTGCTGCGCCCTGGACGATCCCAAGTAGTCGACCAACAAGCGGGCCGCCCCATTTTCTTGGTCCGTTCGGCGAAGGGAAGCACCGATGGCATGCAGCATCGTGCAGGGGTCGTGCAGGAACGGGGCGGGCGAAATGTCATAATCCAGCGTCGATTCCTTGAACTCATTGAGCGACATATAGCTGGCCAGCATCATGGACACGTTGCCTTGACGAAATAAATCCATGATGTCTTTGTTATCTTCGACCAGGAACCCTACATAATTGTCCTGTGTCGTGATAACACGTTTGGACAATTGGATGCCCTCCAGAAGCTTGCTGCCGGCAATGTCATACTTGCCGTTCCGATCGGGCTTGAAGTCCTCGCCGCTTTGCATAAGAAAGACGGGCCACCGCAGGGAAGATACCATAATGAAATAAAGGCCATGCCGTCCTTTTACCCGGGAGAGCGTCGCGGCGTGCTTCAGCGCGTCTTCCCATGTCCAGCTTCCGTCCGGTTCGGGTACGTTCATTTCGCGAAAATGGGCGCGGTTATAAGCGAGGACAATCGGCGAGAAGACGATAGGCTTGGCGAAGTATTCCTTGTCATGGCAGAACACGTCGTTCAGAAAAGGGTATATTTCACGATCCGCTTCCATCGGCTCCACCAGTTCCAGCGCTCCCGATTCCGCCAGCTCCTGAAAATGCAGGCTGTTCAACGTAAAAGCATCAATCAGGCCGCTCTCCAAATAATTCTTGATCTGGCTTGCGTATTCGGACCGGGTGATCGTTACGGTTTTGACGTGTACATGGGGATGCAAAGTGCCGAAATCTTCTAGTAACTTGGCCAATACAATGTCGTCTTCGATGGAAGAACTGACGCCAAGCTTAACGACAGCGGATTGGCTCCCTTTCTCCGTGACTTTGCTTCCCACCCGATTGATCTTAACGATCAAACCCTCGGCCACCAGCTCGTCAAGGGCTTTTCGAACGGATTTGTTGCTTAGCCCGTACTGCTTGACGAAAGCCGTCTCGGAAGGAAGAAACTCGCCGGGCTTATACGTGCCGATCAGGATATCGTTTCGCAGCCGTTCGATCATATGCTGCAATTTGGAACGGAACTTACCCCGGCCCGATTTATGGTCGAAGTCCATACGTGGCCCTACCTTTCCTGGATACCGATTTGTAACGATTTGGAATAGTTGTATTGCCTTTTTAGACTCCAACTAAAAATATATAGGAAATATGCATGACTGTAAAGCAATCTGCTGTACAATGATGGAGAAGGGAGAAGCGGCGGTGCTCCAGTAATTCCTTCCGTCCCTTGTACTTTTCTTTAAAATCCCAAGAAAAATACAGCAGGAATCGGAGCAACTCACGGAGTGCCCCGGACAATGGTAACGTTATTCGCTTTATTGTTTATTCGTGTATACAGCCCACTAAAATTTTAATGGGGCGGTAGCGAATGTAACCATTTTACTGGAGATCATTCTACCTCCCAGTGGTTTTACCCTTTCAGCGGACTTATGGATATCCCGCTAATCCTCGAGTCTCCTCAACGGATAGCGGTTCTTTATATAGCTCATTCACCTGCCACATGCCGCTTTGCTTTATCTTCTGGACCGGAGAGGAAAGGCCCAGCCAGGAACCGGACGGTCCACATTCCGTACAGCAGGATACCGTGGAAATGAGCCGGGATTCCAAATAGAGGCGTTCTTCTTTCTCCGCCACTTCCAACAAGGCGAAGGAAAAGCTGCTTTGAATGTATTCACTTACTTTTGATTCTATATGCTGCTGGTAGACACCATCAACAAAATGCCCATTTCGTGCCTTACTCTCTCTTGTCGTAAGATCAAGCTCCCATATTGGGAGGTAAGGATCATTAGCATGATTTAGGAAGCAGCGGCCAACATTCTTCCTGAAGATACTGCGGTCCTTGTTTTGCTGCACAAAATGCTGTTTCAGTCTAGACCGAAGCTGGTTTTTTCCGGTATGTGTTCCGATCCGTACTATCCTTTCTCCACCATGCCCCGACTCACCCTTTTCGAAGACAATGTATATTCCATTCTTAGGGATTTGGGTGTACTCAATTGGAAAATGGAATCTTGACCTAGTACTCACGATTTGATGCAATCGGGAACATTGGTTGTTCATACCCCACCCCGGTAAATGTATTACCATACCGATAGCCTTATTCTATCGTCATTTTCATTGGTTAAATAATGGATATTTTCAAACCGATTCCTTGTTGCATTTTCAAATAGGGTTTCAAGCAATGCTTTGTCCTTACAATAAATATCCACATAAACACAGTCGGTTACCAAACAAACGAGCTCACAATGGCTATTCATAAATTCCTCATAAGTATGAACATCCACTACATTCTTATCTTTAGGAAATGCCTTTAAATTAGCAAAGATAACGAACGTGTCTTTTTCGATAAGCTCTTTAAGGAGTAAACCATCCAGCCCGTGTATCTCGTCAGGGAAAAGTGATTCACCTATTTCATTTTCATTAACCAAATAGGCTTCTTCACTCCCGACATACCAATGAAACGATGTGATTTTCATAGGCTTAAGCATTTCTCCAAGGAAACTTCCATACTCATTGGGTATCTCAAAACGGATTCCTCTTTTCATTTATTCCCACCTTTATTACAAGATATGGCCC contains:
- a CDS encoding carbohydrate ABC transporter permease yields the protein MKEHRTAFDLIWWVVLAAWSLSILFPVVWVIYESLKTNQEFFQNVWTLPETLNWGNYLSAWERFKLGTTLLNTLYYVGASLVIGTFLTSLNAYALTRMNFRGRKLIWSLIMLSLFLPGINALIPQYILMRDLHLTNSLTGLIILDVLGENVFFLMLLGGFMQSLPMELEESAKIDGASLFKIFSRIIMPLAMPGVITVAIFKFLGLYNTFLQPFIYLSDSSKYTIGVNIYQANMRMQYTNDWVTLFSGVVITMIPSLIVFIICQRWIVEGATMGSVKG
- a CDS encoding carbohydrate ABC transporter permease, translating into MTKNSSTLTSARPKLSQQLQKASFQKTVFLLIAIVPTFGGYLLFGLYPNLMSVYYSLLKWNGITKPKFIGLQNYVNMFQDKYVWRALLHNLFFMATVPFFILAISVLLAYLLTNKGYKGTSLLKVLFFFPNVLSTVVVSLLWAFIYDGSFGLLNALLKLIGIDMQGYYWLGDARTALTALVPPSVWAGVGLYVVIFVNAMTTIPKSLYESAILEGAGNMTRLFRITLPLMTPIIRVSAIFLVLGTLKTLDMVLILTRGGPAGSTDVIGLYMFNMAFGEQVRSYGYASAIGMFLFVILVGAKLAVDKLLPNREYEY
- a CDS encoding extracellular solute-binding protein is translated as MKAPLKAATLACVLTLITSSITACSSSKPSSDTEASGTPGAKSDVYENGLPKDQKVTLKIGNFEGGMGREWFDYAVKTFKEKYPNVSIDVNSSPNISQITQTKIAANDNEDMFDLFSGSIPGGITSYAESGMLEPQDDLWDRKASDGKGKTLKELAFSGTFESTQHTLGKVYSFPIAGSGSGLMYNKTLFEEKGWNQAPKTWSEFLQLCETIKASGAIPITFPGMYPDYINNGFGTAKLYELAEAKGNLKQVQDNYRNFKLPYYLAPENVERWNRIYEMGKKGYFPSGLAALNHTQSQMQVLQGKAAMVSTGTWVENEMKASTPQGFKWGFMTVPFGESESNTKWVQFTPGSGFLIWAKKPDLNKKWAKEFIVWLWSLDVQAQIAEKGGMLPLRADFSEDQARMAKLQSVPSAFLDYLKNNKVKVDSGYSDTVLTDEAYEQSLKLMSESIAQIATGKQEPLPKLQEAEALLKKAIEAQKK
- a CDS encoding extracellular solute-binding protein: MDFDHKSGRGKFRSKLQHMIERLRNDILIGTYKPGEFLPSETAFVKQYGLSNKSVRKALDELVAEGLIVKINRVGSKVTEKGSQSAVVKLGVSSSIEDDIVLAKLLEDFGTLHPHVHVKTVTITRSEYASQIKNYLESGLIDAFTLNSLHFQELAESGALELVEPMEADREIYPFLNDVFCHDKEYFAKPIVFSPIVLAYNRAHFREMNVPEPDGSWTWEDALKHAATLSRVKGRHGLYFIMVSSLRWPVFLMQSGEDFKPDRNGKYDIAGSKLLEGIQLSKRVITTQDNYVGFLVEDNKDIMDLFRQGNVSMMLASYMSLNEFKESTLDYDISPAPFLHDPCTMLHAIGASLRRTDQENGAARLLVDYLGSSRAQQIVRQGTVSIPAVRSLNESPIEEPDPINRPPRYALYREIMASYQTRSKLNLSAQSFHLLGKLLKKYWSNLIDEDELCEKIREQL
- a CDS encoding DUF2691 family protein; this translates as MKRGIRFEIPNEYGSFLGEMLKPMKITSFHWYVGSEEAYLVNENEIGESLFPDEIHGLDGLLLKELIEKDTFVIFANLKAFPKDKNVVDVHTYEEFMNSHCELVCLVTDCVYVDIYCKDKALLETLFENATRNRFENIHYLTNENDDRIRLSVW